The following proteins come from a genomic window of Deinococcus aerophilus:
- the pdxR gene encoding MocR-like pyridoxine biosynthesis transcription factor PdxR, with amino-acid sequence MPDPDGLNGVTLLPALPGEALHTRVARTLRDAVTRGVLSEGSRLPGHRRLAAALGVSRNTVVDAVAGLEAEGYLRVQGRSGTVVGVPAMHASVAAPDAPLPLSAWATRALAGGLFDAGGDYAVDFRVGQPVPELYPEAAWTAALARQAGRAVQSHGAFDPLGPLETRRALAAYLNAERGARVTPEMVMLTGGTQSALDALARVFLEPGRVAAVEDPTYPGARAALAATGAAVRAVAVDDCGLRPGALPPQATVLYLTPGCQYPTTVALPAARRAELIAWARHGNAFILEDDYAADLHHTARPPSVMQGLAPDRVILLGSFSKSLAPVTRSGFLVAPPPVVRVLAGTRPLTDRAPGTLDALALADVLASGAYARHLRRVRQVIAHRQEVLLAALAAGLPEWQAQPARSGLHLYARLPPGLPEQQVLRHAARQGVALTPVAPLAAGVHPPAMLLAFAHLTPETIRAGVRRLT; translated from the coding sequence ATGCCGGATCCCGACGGCCTGAACGGCGTGACATTGCTGCCGGCACTGCCCGGTGAGGCGCTGCACACCCGGGTGGCGCGGACCCTGCGCGACGCGGTGACGCGGGGCGTGCTGTCCGAGGGCTCACGCCTGCCCGGACACCGCCGGCTGGCCGCCGCGCTGGGGGTCTCGCGCAACACCGTGGTGGACGCCGTGGCCGGCCTGGAAGCCGAGGGATACCTGCGGGTGCAGGGGCGCAGCGGAACCGTCGTGGGCGTGCCCGCGATGCACGCTTCGGTGGCCGCGCCCGACGCTCCCTTGCCCCTGAGCGCGTGGGCCACCCGCGCCCTGGCCGGCGGGCTGTTCGACGCGGGCGGCGACTACGCCGTGGATTTCCGGGTGGGCCAGCCGGTGCCCGAGCTGTACCCGGAAGCGGCGTGGACGGCGGCGCTCGCGCGGCAGGCGGGCCGGGCGGTGCAGAGCCACGGGGCCTTTGATCCGCTGGGACCCCTCGAAACCCGCCGGGCCCTGGCCGCCTACCTCAACGCCGAACGTGGCGCCCGCGTCACGCCGGAGATGGTGATGCTCACGGGCGGCACGCAGTCGGCGTTAGACGCCCTGGCCCGGGTATTTCTGGAACCGGGCCGGGTGGCGGCGGTGGAGGACCCCACCTATCCGGGGGCGCGGGCGGCGCTGGCCGCGACCGGCGCGGCGGTCCGGGCGGTGGCGGTGGACGACTGTGGCCTGCGGCCCGGTGCTCTGCCGCCCCAGGCCACCGTGCTGTACCTCACGCCCGGCTGTCAGTACCCCACCACCGTGGCGCTGCCCGCCGCGCGCCGGGCAGAGTTGATCGCCTGGGCACGCCACGGCAACGCCTTTATCCTGGAGGACGATTACGCCGCCGACCTGCACCACACGGCCCGCCCGCCCTCGGTGATGCAGGGGCTGGCCCCGGACCGGGTGATCCTGCTGGGCAGCTTCAGCAAGAGCCTGGCCCCGGTCACCCGCAGCGGATTTCTGGTCGCGCCGCCCCCGGTGGTGCGGGTGCTGGCCGGCACGCGCCCACTGACCGACCGCGCCCCCGGCACCCTGGACGCCCTGGCCCTGGCCGACGTGCTCGCGTCCGGAGCGTATGCGCGCCATCTGCGCCGGGTGCGGCAGGTGATCGCCCACCGCCAGGAGGTGTTGCTCGCGGCCCTGGCCGCCGGGTTGCCAGAGTGGCAGGCGCAGCCCGCGCGCTCGGGGCTGCACCTGTATGCTCGCCTGCCGCCGGGGCTGCCGGAACAGCAGGTGCTGCGCCACGCCGCCCGGCAGGGAGTGGCCCTCACGCCGGTGGCCCCGCTGGCGGCGGGGGTCCATCCGCCGGCCATGCTGCTCGCCTTCGCCCACCTCACGCCCGAGACGATCCGCGCGGGGGTGCGGCGTCTGACCTGA
- the rpsT gene encoding 30S ribosomal protein S20 encodes MALRHKSAQKRHRQSLKRRLINRSRKSTIKTFTKKALDAVTNGENVAAAQSKAESLIDKAAKGSTLHKNTAARKKSRLAKALNKAKAAQQG; translated from the coding sequence ATGGCTTTACGTCACAAGTCCGCCCAGAAGCGTCACCGCCAGAGCCTCAAGCGCCGCCTGATCAACCGCAGCCGCAAGAGCACCATCAAGACCTTCACCAAGAAGGCCCTGGACGCCGTGACCAACGGTGAGAACGTCGCGGCCGCCCAGAGCAAGGCCGAGAGCCTGATCGACAAGGCCGCCAAGGGCAGCACCCTGCACAAGAACACCGCCGCGCGCAAGAAGAGCCGTCTGGCCAAGGCCCTGAACAAGGCCAAGGCGGCGCAGCAGGGCTAA
- a CDS encoding metallophosphoesterase, with protein MRVFAIADLHLAYVTPKPMTVFGPQWAGHPEAIYTRWREVVRPGDVVLLPGDLSWAMRLNDALTDLARVAELPGTKVLLRGNHDYWWPGPSRLRAALPAGMLAVHNDAVRIAGPSGAGVVVCGSRGWVTPGYEALNAEDERLLAREAQRLTLSVEAAARLRQPGDHLLLMLHYPPASPPYPSNPITRVIEAARPELVVYGHLHGVPPERSMRHVGGIPAHLVAADGLRFTPKLLLDTGD; from the coding sequence ATGCGCGTGTTTGCCATTGCCGACCTGCACCTGGCCTATGTCACCCCCAAACCCATGACGGTGTTCGGGCCGCAGTGGGCCGGGCACCCGGAGGCGATCTATACGCGCTGGCGCGAGGTGGTGCGCCCCGGAGACGTGGTGCTGCTGCCCGGCGACCTGTCGTGGGCCATGCGCCTGAACGACGCCCTGACCGATCTGGCCCGCGTGGCCGAACTGCCGGGCACCAAGGTGCTGCTGCGCGGCAACCACGATTACTGGTGGCCGGGCCCCTCGCGGCTGCGGGCGGCCCTGCCGGCCGGAATGCTCGCGGTGCATAACGACGCCGTCCGGATCGCCGGACCGTCCGGAGCGGGCGTGGTGGTGTGCGGCTCTCGCGGCTGGGTCACGCCGGGATACGAGGCCCTGAACGCCGAGGACGAGCGCCTGCTCGCCCGTGAAGCGCAGCGGCTCACCCTGAGCGTGGAGGCGGCCGCACGGTTGAGGCAGCCGGGCGACCACCTGCTGCTGATGCTGCACTACCCGCCCGCCTCACCGCCGTATCCGTCCAATCCCATCACGCGGGTAATCGAGGCCGCGCGGCCCGAGCTGGTCGTTTACGGACACCTGCACGGCGTGCCTCCCGAACGCTCGATGCGGCATGTGGGCGGCATTCCCGCGCACCTGGTGGCGGCGGACGGCCTGAGGTTCACGCCGAAGCTGCTGCTCGATACCGGGGACTAG
- a CDS encoding RecX family transcriptional regulator, with translation MSRRRPRPDLSAPAPSAPARPVPRPKTPEEEHDTLLAYAFRALGARALSEAELRGKLQRRSEHPELIEEVLRRVQDLGYQDDAHVARIEGARRGVGTFRVRQTLKRRGLPEELIQDTVQARAPEEERASALEVLQRRWPSLARKRDPKASAYAFLARRGFSGDAIWPAIREVSEAAVDEESVD, from the coding sequence ATGAGCCGACGCCGCCCCCGCCCGGACCTGTCCGCCCCGGCCCCGTCTGCCCCCGCCCGGCCCGTCCCGCGGCCAAAGACCCCCGAGGAGGAGCACGACACGCTGCTCGCCTACGCCTTCCGGGCACTGGGAGCGCGGGCACTGAGCGAGGCCGAGCTGCGCGGAAAACTGCAGCGCCGCAGCGAACACCCCGAGCTGATCGAGGAAGTGCTGAGGCGCGTGCAGGATCTGGGCTATCAGGATGATGCCCACGTCGCGCGCATCGAGGGAGCGCGGCGCGGGGTGGGCACCTTCCGGGTGCGCCAGACCCTCAAGCGCCGCGGCCTGCCCGAGGAGCTGATCCAGGACACCGTGCAGGCCCGCGCTCCCGAGGAGGAGCGGGCCTCGGCCCTGGAGGTATTGCAGCGCCGCTGGCCTTCCCTGGCCCGCAAGCGCGACCCGAAGGCCAGCGCCTACGCCTTCCTGGCCCGCCGGGGGTTCTCCGGCGACGCCATCTGGCCCGCCATCCGCGAGGTCAGTGAGGCCGCTGTGGACGAGGAATCCGTGGACTGA